One window from the genome of Halodesulfovibrio sp. MK-HDV encodes:
- a CDS encoding ABC transporter permease produces MTTQQAPSFEVQTSPEETSISLSGTWTTLHLDTVERPFMDSVLHAAHSIVLNIANIAKLDTNGAWILEQYRRKAVADGKTCSISGAEANDQILLTTVGKRTEEKAPPKPVPFYISFLNNTGRSFIEQCKITINIVGFLGEVVTALARSLLNPRRFRVTALFYHLEHVGLRGIPIIALLSFLIGMVLAYMGAQQLQKFGAQVFVIQLVQISVLRELGILLTAIVIAGRSGSAFTAQIGAMISNEEIYAMKTSGLDPVDTLVIPRVLALIIMLPILGFIADIMGLLGGALMVWQSLDIGLHGFIIRLHETLNIWDFYVGIIKAPFFAIVIATIGCFQGMQVTGSAESVGRLTTTAVIESIFAVIVIDAGFAIFFAAMGI; encoded by the coding sequence AGTCCAGACCAGCCCTGAGGAAACAAGCATTTCTCTTTCAGGAACGTGGACAACCTTGCATCTGGATACAGTTGAGCGCCCTTTTATGGACTCCGTACTGCATGCAGCGCACTCTATCGTGCTGAACATTGCAAACATTGCTAAGCTTGATACCAACGGCGCATGGATTCTTGAACAATATCGTCGAAAAGCTGTCGCTGATGGAAAAACCTGTTCAATCTCCGGAGCGGAAGCCAACGATCAAATATTACTGACAACTGTTGGAAAACGTACGGAAGAAAAAGCACCTCCTAAACCTGTGCCGTTCTATATCTCATTCTTAAACAATACAGGCCGCAGCTTCATTGAGCAGTGCAAAATCACAATAAATATTGTCGGGTTCCTTGGTGAAGTTGTCACCGCACTTGCCCGTTCTCTTCTTAATCCGCGGAGATTTAGAGTTACAGCGCTCTTCTATCACCTAGAGCATGTTGGACTTCGCGGTATCCCGATTATCGCCCTGCTTTCTTTCCTTATCGGAATGGTGCTCGCATATATGGGCGCACAGCAGCTCCAAAAATTTGGTGCGCAGGTTTTTGTAATACAACTTGTCCAGATTTCCGTTCTGCGTGAACTCGGCATTCTTCTCACAGCAATCGTCATTGCGGGTCGCTCCGGCTCTGCGTTTACAGCGCAAATTGGTGCAATGATCTCCAATGAAGAAATTTACGCGATGAAAACGTCCGGCCTCGATCCTGTAGACACTCTTGTAATCCCGCGAGTTCTTGCCCTCATCATCATGCTGCCTATTCTCGGATTCATTGCAGATATAATGGGCTTGCTCGGCGGCGCACTTATGGTTTGGCAATCGCTGGATATCGGGCTTCATGGATTTATTATCCGTCTCCATGAAACACTGAACATCTGGGATTTTTATGTTGGAATAATTAAGGCACCATTTTTTGCTATCGTCATTGCAACGATCGGGTGCTTTCAGGGCATGCAGGTTACAGGTAGCGCTGAATCTGTTGGTAGGCTCACGACCACAGCAGTTATTGAATCAATCTTTGCTGTAATCGTTATTGATGCAGGTTTCGCCATCTTTTTTGCGGCGATGGGGATTTAG